CCATGACGCTGGAGCTCGGGCTCAAGGGGAAGGTGGTCGTGATCACCGGCGGGAGCGAGGGGCTCGGGCGGGCCTGCGCCCTGAAGTTCGCCCAAGAAGGGGCGCGCGTCGCGCTCTGCGCGCGGCGGAAGGCGATCCTCGAGCAGACCGCGGAGCGGATCCGGAACGCGACAGGCGCCGATGTCCTGGCGGTGCCGGCCGACGTGACCAAGGCCGACCAGGTGGAGGCCTTCATCAGCCAGGTGATCGCCCGCTTCGGCCGGATCGACGTCCTCGTCAACAACGCGGGCACTTCCGCAGCCGGGGCCTTCGAGCAGGTGGACGACCGCGCCTGGCAGCAGGACCTGGACCTGAAGCTCATGGCCGCGGTCCGGTGCTGCCGGCTGGTCATCCCCCACATGCGCCGCC
This DNA window, taken from Candidatus Rokuibacteriota bacterium, encodes the following:
- a CDS encoding SDR family oxidoreductase; amino-acid sequence: MELGLKGKVVVITGGSEGLGRACALKFAQEGARVALCARRKAILEQTAERIRNATGADVLAVPADVTKADQVEAFISQVIARFGRIDVLVNNAGTSAAGAFEQVDDRAWQQDLDLKLMAAVRCCRLVIPHMRRQGGGRIINVTTVGGKAPGTRALPTTVTRAAGINLTKSLANEYAAEGIRVNTVCLGLVKSVQWERRAKGDVEAYYREVGKRVPLGRVGEAEEFADLVAFLASERAGYITGTAINFDGGMSAVV